A window from Vespa velutina chromosome 13, iVesVel2.1, whole genome shotgun sequence encodes these proteins:
- the LOC124953856 gene encoding alcohol dehydrogenase class-3: MEDTIGKIIKCKAAIAWKEKQPLSIEEIEVSPPKAHEVRIKIIATALCHTDAYTLSGLDSEGIFPCILGHEGSGIVESVGEGVTEFKKGDHVIPLYIPQCKECKFCKSSKTNLCSKIRATQGKGLMPDNTSRFTCKGQSIAHFMGCSTFSEYTVVSDISLAKIDSNAPLEKVCLLGCGIPTGYGAVLNTAKIEPGSTCAIWGLGTVGLAAIFGCKTAGASRIIGIDVNSSKFELAKKFGCTELINPKDYDKPIQEVLIELTDGGLDYTFVCVGNVQTMRAALESCHKGWGMSVIIGVAPAGEEISTRPFQLVTGRMWTGSAFGDWKSKESVPKLVDEYMSKKLLIDEFITHNLPFEKINEAFDLMHSGICLRAVLKY; encoded by the exons atgGAAGATACAATAGGAAAG ATTATTAAATGCAAAGCAGCAATTGCATGGAAAGAAAAGCAACCATTATCCATTGAAGAGATTGAAGTATCACCACCAAAAGCACATGAAGTACGCATTAAAATAATAGCCACTGCTTTGTGTCATACCGATGCATATACTTTAAGTGGATTAGATTCCGAAGGTATATTTCCATGTATCCTTGGACACGAAGGTAGTGGTATCGTTGAGAGTGTTGGAGAAGGTGTAACTGAATTTAAAAAAg GTGATCATGTTATACCTCTTTACATACCGCAATGTAAAGAATGTAAGTTTTGTAAATCATCTAAAACAAATTTATGTAGTAAAATTCGTGCTACTCAAGGAAAAGGTTTAATGCCTGATAATACATCTCGTTTTACATGCAAAGGACAATCGATTGCTCATTTTATGGGTTGTTCAACATTTTCTGAATATACTGTTGTATCAGATATATCTCTTGCAAAg atTGACAGTAATGCGCCATTGGAAAAAGTATGTTTATTAGGATGTGGTATACCTACTGGATATGGAGCTGTGCTTAATACTGCTAAAATAGAACCTGGAAGTACATGTGCCATTTGGGGTCTTGGTACTGTTGGATTAGCAGCAATATTTGGCTGCAAAACTGCTGGAGCCTCACGTATCATTGGAATAGATGTTAATTCTTCTAAATTTGAATTAg CCAAAAAATTTGGATGTACCGAATTGATCAATCCCAAAGATTATGATAAACCTATTCAAGAAGTTTTGATAGAATTAACTGACGGTGGTCTTGATTATACATTCGTTTGCGTTGGAAATGTTCAAACTATG cGTGCTGCTTTAGAATCTTGTCATAAAGGATGGGGCATGTCTGTGATCATTGGTGTAGCTCCTGCTGGTGAAGAAATTAGTACTAGACCATTTCAATTAGTAACTGGACGTATGTGGACAGGTTCTGCCTTTGGTGATTGGAAATCTAAAGAAAGTGTTCCTAAACTGGTGGACGAATACATGTCTAAGAAATTACTTATCGATGAATTTATTACTCATAATTTACCATttgagaaaattaatgaagcTTTCGATCTTATGCACTCTGGAATTTG cTTAAGAGCAGTTCTCAAATATTGA